The Flavobacterium sp. N2270 genome contains the following window.
TTAATTTCTGCTTATAAAACTGCCGCACAAATGGTTTTAGAAACTGCAGAAATTGTTGAAAAAACAATAGACATTCATTACATCATAAAATTTGATTATATCAACATGAATAAAGTAATGAGAGTAATCAAAGAAAAAAATATCGACATCATAAATCAAAAGATGGAAATGTCATGTGAAATTGAAATTGCCATTCGTAAAAACAATGCTCAAAATATTTATGAAGCATTTCAATCAATTTATGAAATCGATATTTCCGAAAAAGAATAATTATATCTTTTTCAAACAATCTAAAACATATTCAGGAGGCAAAGTTGGCCTACCCGTTTTCATGTTAACAAACACCAACATTGAGTAACCAATTGTTAACAACTCCTCTTTTTCATTATAGATTTCATAGTCAAATTCTATCTTAACCGAAGTCTGACTTTTAAAAATTGTTTTAACAGTCAACACATCATCATATCTAGCAGGTTTTTTATAATCCATTGACAAAGACACAACTGGCAACATTACACCATTATCTTCCATCCATTTGTAAGAAACCCCCATATTCCTTAGCCATTCCACTCTTCCCATTTCAAAATACTGAGCATAATTACCATGATAAACCACTCCCATTTGATCAGTTTCTGCATATCTAACTCTTACGTTAAATTGAAATTCTTTCATAAAAAAATATAT
Protein-coding sequences here:
- a CDS encoding acyl-CoA thioesterase, producing MKEFQFNVRVRYAETDQMGVVYHGNYAQYFEMGRVEWLRNMGVSYKWMEDNGVMLPVVSLSMDYKKPARYDDVLTVKTIFKSQTSVKIEFDYEIYNEKEELLTIGYSMLVFVNMKTGRPTLPPEYVLDCLKKI